The nucleotide sequence CTGAAATAAAGAGTTTTTCCATACTCAATACCTCTAAAATACTGTGCTCTAGCTACATGTTGCTGTTTTGCAATATCAACACCAACTATTAAAGTTAGTTAGTTCGTACATTTATTTGCATTATTCTTTTATTTGGGCTATAATTCATATTAGGTACCTCCAATAATAGTCTTATTTAATTAGGGATAGGTTTAGCTAAACTCTATGCCCCGTATTCTATCATGAGGTGCTTTTTTATCCACTCTTAAATTATTTCATTACAGGAATGCTGCTTAAGACTAATTTCTCTTATATATTTCATAAATTCTTTCTTAAAGTAAAAGGCATGGTTCTTGTTTGAAACATGTTTTTTATAAGTAACTGAGTATATAGGAAAATATGGTTTCGAATCCTTACTTCTTATTTGAATAAATTCACCATTTGAAGTATGAATGAATCCATCACTGCTTGTCTCTATATGTTTCTTAAGCTGTCTACATATGCTATAATAATCCTTTTCTAACTGTTCTCTTAAGTCCCTGAACTTAGGTAGCTCAAGATTAACATGAGTCGCAGATATTACAAACCAATCGGTAGGTTGTCCATCTTTACTTATTGGTACATACAGAAGATTCTTAATCTTCTTATAAAGCTTACTTTCATAAAAGTCTTTCTCTTCTAAAAGTTCGTCTATTAATCCGGATATCTGAGTTATAAACATTGTCTCGAGAGGCTTACCAGTTTTATCACACTTATTAGTCTTTAACTCACCATCTTCAAAGTCTAAAGTTGTATTTGAATTTTTTAGTCCTAGTAATATT is from Clostridium thermarum and encodes:
- a CDS encoding MutH/Sau3AI family endonuclease; this translates as MRLEEAVIRITPHIGKKFGEIMNENDMQDIIKNKGKSGQLLEILLGLKNSNTTLDFEDGELKTNKCDKTGKPLETMFITQISGLIDELLEEKDFYESKLYKKIKNLLYVPISKDGQPTDWFVISATHVNLELPKFRDLREQLEKDYYSICRQLKKHIETSSDGFIHTSNGEFIQIRSKDSKPYFPIYSVTYKKHVSNKNHAFYFKKEFMKYIREISLKQHSCNEII